The stretch of DNA GGAGGAGGTGTTCGGGCCCTTCACCAGCGTCACCCGCTTCGAGGACGAGGCCGACGCGCTCCGGCTGGCCAACGACTCGCCGTTCGGCCTCGCCGCGGCCGTGCGCACCCGCGACGTCGCCCGGGCCCACCGGGTGGCGCACGCGGTCAAGGCCGGCATCGTCTGGATCAACGACCACCACCGCCTCGACCCGGCCTCGCCCTGGGGCGGGGTCGGCGACAGCGGCCTCGGCCGCGAGTGCGGCATCGAGAGCTTCAACGACCATTTCGACGTGAAGAGCGTGATGGTCGCGACCGGCGACGGGCCCTTCGACTGGTACCGCGACACGGCCGGCCAGCGCCGCCTCAACTGACGACCGACGGCGCGGGGGATACGAGGTCCGCGCCAGACGGACCCCTTCCGCGCCGGCCCCGAACCCGAGGAAGGAAACGCCCCATGTCCGAAGCCGTGAGCCCGGCGGTCAACGCCGGAGGCCGCCTCGACCGCCTGCCGATCGGGCCGTTCCACCGCCGCATCATGTGGCTGATCGGGATCGGCATGTTCTTCGACGGGTTCGACATCTACATCGCCGCCACCGTGCTCGGCGCGACCCTGAAGAGCGGCTTCTCGACCCTGCCGCAGAACGCGTGGTTCGTCTCGGCCACCTTCGTGGGGATGATGGCGGGCTCGTTCCTGACGGGCTTCTTCGGCGACCGCTACGGGCGGCGCTTCACCTACCAGGCCAACCTGCTGGTCTTCGGGCTGGCCGCGCTCGGGGCGGCCTTCGCGCCCAACATGACGGTGCTGATCGTGCTCCGCTTCATCATGGGCGTCGGGCTCGGGGCCGAGAACGTCGTGGGCTACTCGACCATGACCGAGTTCGTGCCGGCGCGCTCGCGCGGGCGCTTCCTCGGCCTCATGGCGGTGTTCGTCGTCACGGGCCTGCCGGCCGCCTCCCTGATCGGCTACCTGATCATCCCAGCCTTCGGATGGCGGGCGATGTTCGCGCTGGGCGGTCTCGGGGCGCTCGCCGTCTGGTACGCCCGCAAGAGCCTGCCGGAATCGCCGCGCTGGCTCGAGGCCGTGGGGCGCCACGCCGAGGCCGAGGCGCTGATGCGCGCGATCGAGGCCGAGGCCGCCCGCGGCGCGCCCCTGCCGCCCGCCGCCGCGACGGCGCCGGTCACGCAGCTCGGGCTCGCCGCCCTGTTCCGGCCGCCGCTGCTGTCGCGGCTGCTGCTGGGCTGCCTGTGCCTCGTGGTGATCAACACCCTGCTGTACGGCTTCGTGACCTGGCTGCCGACCTTCTTCATCCGGCAGGGACTCTCGGTGGCGACCTCCTTCGGCTACGCGCTGCTGATGGGGCTCGGCGCGCCGGTGGGCAGCGCCATCGGCGCCCTGACCGCCGACCGCTGGGGTCGCAAGCCGACGATCGTCGGCGCCTCGGCGACGGCCATCCTGTTCGGGATCCTCTACCCGATGACCCTGGACCCGGTGCTGCTGCCGCTGGTCGGGTTCGGGCTGACGGTGCCGATCTACGTGCTGGTGGCCCTGCTGTTCGGGATCTACATCCCCGAGCTGTTCCCGACCGAGGTGCGCCTGCGGGCCTCGGGCCTGTGCAACACGGTCGGGCGCGGGGCGACCATCGTGACGCCCTTCCTGGTCGTGACCCTGTTCGAGGCCTACGGCATCGCGGGCGTGACCGGCCTGATGATCGGGCTGCTCGCCCTGCAGATCGTGGCGGTCGCGGCGTTCGGCGTCGAGCCGCGCAGCCAGAGCCTGGAGAGCCTGGAGGCGGGCGTCGCGCCGGCCGAGGGCGGCCCGGCCGACCGGGCGCGGGACGCGGTCCCGCGGCCGATCCTCTGAGACCGGGCGGCCCGCCGCCCGGCCGTCTCCCGGCCGGGCGGAGCGATCAGTTCCAGGTGTGCAGGACCGTGCGCCAGGCGCCGTCGCGCTTCTCCAGCACGTTCACCCAGTTGCCCTCGAACTTCTTCCGCGCGCCCCCGTCGCCGGGGCCGGTCATCTCCCAGCGTCCGGAGACGATGAGCAGGTTGTCCTTGGGCAGCGCCGAATTCACCGTCGTCTTGTGCTCGTCCCACCCCTTCGCCTTCAGCCCGGCGAAGAACTTCTGAATGCCGTCGCTGGTCTGCGGGGCGCCCTTCGTGACGACGATCGCGTCGGGCGCGTAGAGCTTGGCCAGCGTGTCCATGTCGCCGCCGTTATACGCCGCGTCCCACCGGCTCGCGGCGCTCTGCGCGTCGGCCTGCACGGTATCCGACCGGCACAGGCTCGGCGTCATCAGGGCCACGGCGAGCACGGTCGCGTGCAGGACGTGAGGGCGCAGCATGTCTTCCTCCATCGTGAAGTGTTCTGGTTGATGAGAGCGTGACGGCACGGGGTCTGCGGGCTTCGACTAAGGGTATTTCTCCCAAATGAGAGTGATGATGCTCATCCTGCCGTCGAGGTTGAACTTGAACGGCACCGTCCGGAGGATGAGCCGCCCGTTCTCCTGCGCGACGTGCCGGACCTGGGAGGTCCCGGTCCAGGCCTCGTTCCACGACGTGTCGATGTCGTGGATGATCCGGTCGCCCTCGAACCGGTAGGTCCCGGCATAGGCGAAGAAGGTCTTGTGGAGCTTGACCCGGTCCGCGTCGGACATCTTGTCGTTGGCGATCGGCCTCTCCCGGCCTTCGTAGGCGCAGACCACCATCATGCGCCCGTCGCGGCCGTAATGGATCCATCCGGTCGGCTTCGGGCCGCCGTAGGCGTCGATGGTCTCGTCCGTGTCCACGATCCGGCGCGTCGCCGTGACGAGGCGCCAGGTCCCGACGACCGCGTCCCCGTCCAGCGCCCGTCCGGCCGAGACGCCGAGCGCGCCCGAGGCCAGGACGGCGGCGCCCACGAGGGCGATCGTCGCCACGTGGCCGAGGCCCTCCCGGCGAGAACCGCGTGACCCTTGCTCGCCGATGCGCATCGTTGCGACCCCCGAGACGGCATGGGGACTCAGAGCACGAACCGGAACGTACGCCACCGAACCGTCATAGAAGACCATAATCGAGGTGCGCGCAAGCCCAATGTGCTGAAATACCGAAATCCAAAACAGTCAAAGCGCTGCGATGATCGGAATGGCGGCGATAAGACCAGTATATTTCCGCACGAAGGACGTGTGCGCCCCGCCGGCCGAGACGATGGCGGGCGAGCGGGCGACGTTTCAGGGGGAGGGATCGGCCGCGCGCACGCGGAACATCCCTGATCCGCGCGACCGGATCCGCCGCTCGACCTGCGCGACGCGTGCGAAGATCTGCGCGTCCGGGACGATTGACCGCTGATCGGAGGGGCACCGCGCGACTTTTGAGGACGGCGCGCACGGGCTACGCTCCCGGCCATGTCCGCGGCAACCGACCCCCACCCCGATCCCAGGCCGACGCTCGCCCGACCCGACGACGATCCCTACCTCTGGCTGGAGGCGGTCGACGGGCCCGACGCGCTGGCCTGGGTCGAGGCGCGCAACGCGGAGACGCTCGCCCGCTACGGCGATGCCGTCTTCCTCCGCGACCGCGACATCGCCCGCGACCTCCTCGACCGGCCGGGCCGGATCCCGTTCGTCCAGCGCTTCGGCGCCTGGCTCTACAATTTCTGGACGGACGGCGCGCATCCGCGCGGCCTGTGGCGGCGCGTCGACGAGGCCGGCTACCGCGCCGCGGTCCCGGACTGGGAGATCCTGCTCGACCTCGACAGCCTCGCGGCGACCGAGGGCGAGGACTGGGTCTGGGCCGGGGCGGCGATCCTCAAGGGCGATCTCGACCGCGCCCTGGTGCGCCTCAGCCGCGGCGGCAAGGACGCGGCCGTGATCCGCGAGTTCGATCTCGACACCCGCACCTTCATGGCCGACGGCTTCGTCCTGCCCGAGGGCAAGGGCGGCGCCACGTGGCTCGATCGCGACACCGTGCTCCTGTCGAGCGCCCTCGGGCCGGGCATGGCCACGCGGTCCGGATACGCGCGCACCGTCCGGCTCTGGCCGCGCGGCACGGATCCGCGCGACGCGCCGGTCCTGTTCGAGACCGCCGAGACCAGCATGGATGTCTGGGGCGCGTCCGACCGGCAGACCGGGACGGAGCGGATCACCGTCGTCGAGCGGCTCGGCTTCTTCGACGCGGCGATCCATATCGGCGACCGCACCGGCGTGCACGTGCGCCTCGACCTGCCCACGCATGCCGGGGTCCAGCTGCACCGGAACCACCTGTCCGTGCGGCCGCGGCGGCCCTGGACGGTGGACGGCGTCGCGCATGACACCGACACGGTGCTGGCGATCGCGCTGCCCGATCTTCTGGCGGGCCGCCGCGCGTTCACGGTCCTGTGGCGGCCGGACGAGCGGCGCGCCCTCCAGGGCGTGTTCTGGTCGGCCGGGCGGCTGATCGTGGACGTGCTCGAGGACCTACGTCCCACCTACCGCGTCTTCGAGCCGGGGCCGGGGGGATGGACCGAGCGGGCCGTCGCCGGGCTGCCCGCGCTGGGCTCCGTCCATCTCTGGCCCCTCGACGGCGATCCGGAGCGGGCGGATGGAGCCCTGCTCGCGCTGGCCCACGATCCGGTGACGCCGCCGGCGCTGCTCGCCTTCCCGCCCGCGCTCGACGCCCCGGCCGTGCTGCGTCAGGCGCCCCCGGCCTTCGAGGCGCGCGGCATCCGGGTGACGCGCCACGAGGCCCGGTCGGCGGACGGGACGCGCGTGCCCTACGTCCAGGTCGGGCCGGAGGCCGAGACCGGTGTGGCCCCCGTCTACCTGACGGCCTATGGCGGGTTCGGCCTCTCGCGCCTGCCGGATTACCAGCCTGTGCTGGGCAAGCTCTGGCTGGAGCGCGGCGGCACCTGCGTGACCGCCAACATCCGCGGCGGCGGCGAGTTCGGCACCCGCTGGCACGACGCGGGCCGGCGCGAGGGCAAGGCGCGGGCGCACGACGACTTCGCCGCGGTGGCCGCCGACCTCGTCGCCCGCGGCGTGACGCGGCCGAGGCGGATCGCGGCCGAGGGCGGCTCGAACGGGGGCCTGCTGATCGCCAACATGCTCACCCGCTACCCGGAGCGGTTCGGGGCGCTGGCCTGCACGATCCCGCTCATCGACATGCGCCGCTACACGAAGCTCCTCGCCGGCGCGAGCTGGATCGGGGAATACGGCGATCCGGACGATCCGCAGGACTGGGCGTTCCTGTCCGGCATCTCCGCCTACCACGCCGCCGAAGCGGGGCGGCCCTACCCGCCGATCCTTCTGGCCACGAGCCGCGGCGACGACCGGGTTCATCCCGGCCACGCGCGGAAGATGGCGCAGAAGCTCCGCGTCCTCGGCTGCGACGTCGCCTTCTACGAGCCCGCAACGGGCGGGCACGGCGCCGGCAAGGACAGCGAGCAGACGGCGGCGTTCAGGGCGCTGGGGCTCACCTTCCTGCGCCGCGCCATCGGATGGGAGGACCCGGTCGCGTGAGCGCGGCCTCGGCCTGTGCTCGGGCGGACCTGAGGACCAGCGCGTTGCGCGGTTCAGAAGCCCATCAGCACCCCGGCCGAGCCGCTCACCGTCATCGCGAGGCCAGTCAGGAAGGCGCCGATCATCGCGTAGGAGAAGCCCTTCAGAACCATGTCGTGCACGCCTCTCATCGGGCAGCGGGTCTCGGGTAAGACCCGGGACCACCACCTGCAACGAGAGGCCGGATCGGCCGGGCGGGTGCGGCGCGAAGAGTCCCGCTGCACGGCGGAACCGGGCGCGGGTTCAGGCTGCCCCGGTGAGCGAGACAGCCGCCGGGCCGGCGTCGGTCTAGGCGAAATGCGCCGGCAGGCTGAGGGCCTGCGCGTAGGTCACGAGGGCGATGGCGCCGGCGATCAGGGTCGCGGCCAGGGTGATCCGGTTCGTCCAGGTCATCGTCGTCTCCATCGGGTTCGCGACCGTGCTCGCGGTGTGATCCCGATGTACGCCCGAGCTTTCAGGCCCGGCGTGTCCGGGAACACCTGCGGAGCCGCTGTTCGCGCACGGATCTCGGGCTGCGCACCGGCCGGAGGCGGGCAGGACGGCCGCCTCCCGGCTCGGAGGACCCCGCAGAGCGGGACCGGACCCGGACCTGGCCCGATCTATCCGGCCTCGGCGCGCTGATCCGCGTTGGAGGCGACCGTGAAGCCCTCGCGGTCGAAGACGGTGTAGAGGACGCCGGCCGGATCGAGGCCCAGTCCCGCGATATGCGTGATCGCCGCCTCCTTGGCCTCGGCCAGCGTGCTGAACGGATCCGGCAGCTGGTACATCCGCGACGCCTGCTCGGCGCCGTCGATCTGAACCGGCGGCGTTGTGATCTCGACCGTGTAGGGCACGACGTCCGCCTGCCGGTGCCTAGTGGAACACGCCGAGGAAATACAACAACAGAATGATCGGCAGCGGGATTCCCAGCAGCCACAGCAATCCACCGCGCAGCATTCGCGCCTCCTCTATGTCGACAATCGCACCGAAATATCGGCTGGTTCGAGGATGGAACGCACGAACAATGCGAAGGGATGCACATGACTGGCGCGAATGCTCGAAGCGCGCCTTCGATAGAGCTGCGCGAGACCTTTGGGCATCTCGCCCCGCACGGGCGCGCGATGTGGTCGCCGGAAGCCCGCGATCGGTCGCGGGCTCGCGGCAGCGCCGCTCGCC from Methylobacterium radiotolerans JCM 2831 encodes:
- a CDS encoding MFS transporter codes for the protein MSEAVSPAVNAGGRLDRLPIGPFHRRIMWLIGIGMFFDGFDIYIAATVLGATLKSGFSTLPQNAWFVSATFVGMMAGSFLTGFFGDRYGRRFTYQANLLVFGLAALGAAFAPNMTVLIVLRFIMGVGLGAENVVGYSTMTEFVPARSRGRFLGLMAVFVVTGLPAASLIGYLIIPAFGWRAMFALGGLGALAVWYARKSLPESPRWLEAVGRHAEAEALMRAIEAEAARGAPLPPAAATAPVTQLGLAALFRPPLLSRLLLGCLCLVVINTLLYGFVTWLPTFFIRQGLSVATSFGYALLMGLGAPVGSAIGALTADRWGRKPTIVGASATAILFGILYPMTLDPVLLPLVGFGLTVPIYVLVALLFGIYIPELFPTEVRLRASGLCNTVGRGATIVTPFLVVTLFEAYGIAGVTGLMIGLLALQIVAVAAFGVEPRSQSLESLEAGVAPAEGGPADRARDAVPRPIL
- a CDS encoding YybH family protein, encoding MLRPHVLHATVLAVALMTPSLCRSDTVQADAQSAASRWDAAYNGGDMDTLAKLYAPDAIVVTKGAPQTSDGIQKFFAGLKAKGWDEHKTTVNSALPKDNLLIVSGRWEMTGPGDGGARKKFEGNWVNVLEKRDGAWRTVLHTWN
- a CDS encoding lipocalin-like domain-containing protein translates to MATIALVGAAVLASGALGVSAGRALDGDAVVGTWRLVTATRRIVDTDETIDAYGGPKPTGWIHYGRDGRMMVVCAYEGRERPIANDKMSDADRVKLHKTFFAYAGTYRFEGDRIIHDIDTSWNEAWTGTSQVRHVAQENGRLILRTVPFKFNLDGRMSIITLIWEKYP
- a CDS encoding prolyl oligopeptidase family serine peptidase, with translation MSAATDPHPDPRPTLARPDDDPYLWLEAVDGPDALAWVEARNAETLARYGDAVFLRDRDIARDLLDRPGRIPFVQRFGAWLYNFWTDGAHPRGLWRRVDEAGYRAAVPDWEILLDLDSLAATEGEDWVWAGAAILKGDLDRALVRLSRGGKDAAVIREFDLDTRTFMADGFVLPEGKGGATWLDRDTVLLSSALGPGMATRSGYARTVRLWPRGTDPRDAPVLFETAETSMDVWGASDRQTGTERITVVERLGFFDAAIHIGDRTGVHVRLDLPTHAGVQLHRNHLSVRPRRPWTVDGVAHDTDTVLAIALPDLLAGRRAFTVLWRPDERRALQGVFWSAGRLIVDVLEDLRPTYRVFEPGPGGWTERAVAGLPALGSVHLWPLDGDPERADGALLALAHDPVTPPALLAFPPALDAPAVLRQAPPAFEARGIRVTRHEARSADGTRVPYVQVGPEAETGVAPVYLTAYGGFGLSRLPDYQPVLGKLWLERGGTCVTANIRGGGEFGTRWHDAGRREGKARAHDDFAAVAADLVARGVTRPRRIAAEGGSNGGLLIANMLTRYPERFGALACTIPLIDMRRYTKLLAGASWIGEYGDPDDPQDWAFLSGISAYHAAEAGRPYPPILLATSRGDDRVHPGHARKMAQKLRVLGCDVAFYEPATGGHGAGKDSEQTAAFRALGLTFLRRAIGWEDPVA